A genomic stretch from Apis cerana isolate GH-2021 linkage group LG9, AcerK_1.0, whole genome shotgun sequence includes:
- the LOC107992921 gene encoding longitudinals lacking protein, isoforms F/I/K/T-like — MVALLSLLRSDCKQQQPQPQQQQQQQQQQQQQQQHASKKTRPSSSSTSTTTTTRGGIVLASRRVSNTWDSNSYDSGNDNGGGARASTREVVFPDSFEVLPQPCDLSVVYMGVPHEQQRKFRCQFCGKGYRWKSTMRRHEMVECGGKPPAFQCPMCPYKARQRGNLTVHYKRHHQKIEYDEAA, encoded by the coding sequence ATGGTTGCATTGCTGTCGTTGTTACGGTCGGATTGCAAGCAGCAGCAGCCACAGCcacaacagcagcagcagcagcagcaacaacagcaacaacagcaacaacacgCCAGTAAGAAGACTCGGCCTTCGTCATCGAGCACGTCGACCACTACGACGACGAGGGGCGGTATCGTTCTGGCGAGCAGACGCGTAAGCAACACTTGGGACAGTAATAGTTACGACAGTGGAAACGACAATGGCGGTGGCGCACGCGCGTCCACGCGCGAGGTCGTATTTCCCGACTCGTTCGAGGTGTTGCCCCAACCTTGCGATCTGAGCGTCGTTTACATGGGCGTGCCGCACGAGCAACAACGAAAGTTCAGGTGTCAATTTTGCGGGAAAGGTTATAGGTGGAAGAGTACGATGCGCCGCCACGAGATGGTCGAGTGCGGCGGGAAACCGCCTGCCTTTCAGTGCCCTATGTGCCCGTACAAGGCAAGGCAACGCGGCAATCTGACCGTGCACTACAAGCGGCACCATCAAAAGATCGAGTACGACGAGGCCGCCTAA
- the LOC108003492 gene encoding LOW QUALITY PROTEIN: zinc finger protein 823 (The sequence of the model RefSeq protein was modified relative to this genomic sequence to represent the inferred CDS: substituted 1 base at 1 genomic stop codon), with translation MITCVLALIDVVXYRRYSSCVSFQCTKSKTDYQVYPKCPSPIDHLPNNTPPFNPAINCSSYSRLLFQDYPGGMPDADRPYRCWNCGKLYTHKSTLKRHRETVCGGGLSAQQLDDSLTPDQSGGKPVFVCPKCGKGYTWKASLQRHLSTGCGLPPMFCCKLCDYRTSRKDILFRHMRHVHSRLPA, from the exons ATGATTACATGCGTTCTTGCTCTGATCGACGTCGTCTAGTATCGAAGATATTCGTCCTGCGTGTCATTTCAGTGTACAA AGAGCAAAACGGATTACCAAGTGTATCCAAAGTGTCCGTCACCGATCGATCATCTGCCGAACAACACGCCGCCCTTTAACCCGGCTATAAATTGCTCCAGTTACTCGAGGCTTCTGTTTCAAGATTATCCGGGTGGGATGCCGGACGCGGACAGGCCTTACAGATGTTGGAACTGTGGAAAATTGTACACGCACAAATCGACCTTGAAACGGCATCGCGAAACGGTCTGCG GGGGCGGCTTGTCGGCCCAACAATTGGACGACTCGCTGACGCCTGACCAATCCGGGGGCAAACCCGTCTTTGTCTGTCCGAAGTGCGGCAAAGGTTACACTTGGAAGGCGAGCCTTCAACGACACTTGAGCACCGGTTGCGGATTACCACCTATGTTCTGCTGCAAGTTGTGCGACTACAGAACGAGCAGAAAGGATATACTCTTCAGGCACATGAGACACGTGCACTCGCGGCTACCCGCTTAG
- the LOC107993823 gene encoding zinc finger protein 524-like, producing MIAHSSNNIQFFLEGRRHYNGGRPRPRELEFEHVKSAIEAVANGLSLRKAANMFCISKSVLHRYSKLESRSVGYLNCQKVTYPCKNCGKVYNYYSSLARHLKHECGVEPKFHCPLCPYRTKHKSSLNTHLNGRHMKLLSEFYTMPNGNKLSSTMDTGN from the exons ATGATTGCCCATTCCTCGAACAATATTCAGTTCTTTCTCGAAG GACGACGGCATTACAATGGCGGGAGACCAAGGCCTAGGGAGCTCGAATTCGAACACGTGAAGTCGGCCATCGAGGCGGTGGCCAACGGGTTGTCGCTGAGGAAGGCGGCTAATATGTTCTGCATATCGAAATCTGTTCTTCATCGTTACAGTAAACTGG AGTCACGATCGGTGGGATACCTCAACTGCCAGAAAGTCACCTATCCGTGCAAGAATTGCGGCAAAGTGTACAATTACTACTCCAGTTTGGCGAGGCATTTGAAGCACGAATGCGGGGTGGAACCGAAGTTTCACTGTCCACTCTGCCCTTACAGAACGAAGCACAAATCCAGCTTGAACACACATCTGAACGGCAGGCATATGAAACTTTTGAGCGAATTTTACACTATGCCAAATGGGAACAAGCTTTCATCCACCATGGATACTGGGAATTAA
- the LOC107993149 gene encoding gastrula zinc finger protein XlCGF57.1-like: MEGFTCHQCGRSYQLRHNLVKHLRFECGGQKHFTCYLCPARYTQNGKLRQHMLNAHNIFVPPRRTWIKSAHGYVSFRFPCQQCGRGYTRRCNLRRHMKWECGGKRQFPCYYCSYSFTQKTSLHRHLIAIHKIDIVNGVEPNLML; the protein is encoded by the exons ATGGAAGGTTTCACCTGCCACCAGTGCGGCAGATCCTACCAATTGAGGCACAATCTGGTCAAACATTTGAGATTCGAGTGCGGTGGCCAGAAACACTTCACCTGTTACCTGTGTCCGGCCAGATACACCCAGAACGGAAAGCTGAGGCAGCACATGCTTAACGCGCACAATATTTTCGTGCCACCGCGAAGAACATGGATAAAATCCGCTCACG GTTACGTGAGCTTTCGATTCCCCTGCCAGCAATGCGGACGGGGATACACGAGGCGGTGCAACTTGAGGAGGCACATGAAATGGGAATGCGGAGGAAAACGCCAGTTTCCATGTTACTACTGCAGCTACAGTTTCACTCAGAAGACGAGCCTGCACCGTCATCTGATCGCTATTCATAAGATAGATATTGTCAATGGAGTAGAGCCTAATCTTATGTTGTAG
- the LOC108003482 gene encoding uncharacterized protein LOC108003482, protein MEGSIKVIEEEQEAPQRTTKELRAHKIVEHESSVHSMPVLRKTVQDEQKFNHAHEVRLRRPDELRVSHLLGHIREEYQIAQTLVAKAPYLHPAKVFRPQKNILETSSTRA, encoded by the exons ATGGAGGGATCGATAAAAGT gaTTGAGGAGGAGCAAGAGGCTCCTCAGAGGACAACAAAGGAGCTGCGCGCGCACAAGATCGTTGAGCATGAATCAAGCGTCCACTCTATGCCCGTGTTGCGGAAGACTGTACAAGATGAACAGAAGTTTAACCACGCACATGAAGTACGATTGCGGCGACCAGACGAGCTTCGTGTGTCACATTTGCTTGGCCACATACGGGAAGAATATCAAATTGCGCAGACACTTGTTGCAAAAGCACCATATTTACATCCCGCCAAAGTATTCCGTccccaaaaaaatattctagagACCTCGTCTACGCGTgcctga
- the LOC107993078 gene encoding zinc finger protein 808-like, with amino-acid sequence MFAMFAANLSRISRVWNVQGYVADYGSVDGLQLPPEFDKFKVTAAAQSMLNCHKRHMCGFCKKVFPLKNLLRRHVQFGCKMNPRNSQFACSFCQYKSTYKANMERHVRNVHDTGVLKFRCDLCNFRSNYSFCKKNGYVSFREIRGRSDRINRSGVVVSALLWNYKNVYNLEPENRVARRNDWQQQQQQQQQQQQLRQAGNLDIRERSFVCVDCGKAYAVHRSLWRHRKFECINAKPKFACDACPYKSPHKWCMENHKKKHHSNVYNR; translated from the exons ATGTTCGCTATGTTCGCTGCAAATCTCTCAAGAATATcga GAGTATGGAACGTACAAGGTTATGTTGCTGATTACGGCTCCGTCGATGGTCTTCAACTCCCTCCAGAATTCGATAAGTTTAAGGTAACCGCGGCTGCACAATCCATGTTGAATTGTCACAAGCGACACATGTGCGGTTTCTGCAAGAAGGTGTTCCCATTGAAGAACTTGTTGAGGAGGCACGTGCAATTCGGTTGTAAGATGAATCCGAGAAATTCACAGTTCGCCTGCTCCTTCTGCCAGTACAAGAGCACTTACAAGGCGAACATGGAAAGACACGTGCGAAATGTTCACGATACAGGCGTGTTGAAATTTCGCTGCGATCTGTGCAACTTTCGTAGCAATTATTCGTTCTGC aaaaaaaatggttaCGTATCGTTTCGCGAGATTCGTGGTCGATCCGATCGTATTAACCGATCTGGTGTTGTTGTTTCAGCGTTGTTGTGGAATTACAAGAATGTCTACAACCTCGAGCCGGAGAACCGAGTTGCTCGAAGGAATGATtggcagcaacaacaacagcagcaacaacaacagcaacaactcCGTCAAGCTGGCAATTTGGATATTCGAGAGAGAAGTTTCGTGTGCGTCGATTGTGGGAAAGCGTACGCGGTTCACAGATCGCTGTGGAGACATCGAAAATTCGAGTGCATCAACGCCAAGCCGAAATTCGCGTGTGACGCTTGCCCCTATAAAAGCCCTCACAAGTGGTGCATGGAGaatcataaaaagaaacatcacAGCAACGTTTACAATCGATAG